TCTGCGACGATAATCGTCGACACCGCCTTGCCGAGCGTAGACGCCTCTCTAATGTTCGCGTGGCCTTCTTCCTCAATCAGCAGCTTGACGGCGATCCATAGCAGCAGCAGCGAGCCGAGCGCCTGTATGTACGGAATGTCCAAAATATAGACGGCGATCAGCGTCAGCACGACCCGCAGCGCGACTGCGCCGAACGCCCCCCACCATATCGCCTGCTTGCGCTGCGCCAGCGGCAAGTTCTTGCTCGCCATCGCAATCACAACGGCGTTGTCCCCGCTCAGCACGAGGTTGATCAGCATAATTTCGAGGAAGAGTACGATGCTGTCCAGTAACGTCACATCAAGCCCTCCTTCGCTTCACTGTAATCTCAGCCTGCTTATTGCATTAGAATGATGCACTAGACAGTTGCATTAGAAGAGCGTAGCGAACGGGTCGTGCTCCTCTCTCCCTGTCTCCAGCCATATCGATTCGGTCTGCTCCACCGCCCGGCTCAGCGCCTCGTCCAGCCACGGCATGCTCCGCTCGATCGCCTGCAGCACATTCAAGTTCGGATTCGTACTCGGGCTCGGCGGCAGGAAGAGCGTGCAGCAGTCCTCATGCGGCAGCACCGAAATATCGTACGTGTCGATCCGTTCGGCGATACGAATAATCTCCTGCTTCTCCATGCAGATCAACGGTCTCAGCAGCGGGATCGTTACGGAGCGGCCGATCGCGTCAAGGCTCGGCAGCGTCTGGCTTGCGACTTGACCGAGGCTCTCGCCTGTGACAATCGCGCCTGCGCCGTTCGCTTCGGCGAGCTTCTCTGTAATTCGGAACATCGCGCGACGCAGCAGCGTGATCAACAGGTTGTCAGCATACGCCTGATGAATGCGCGTCTGCACGTCCGTGAACGGCACCATATGGAGCCGCAGCGTGCCGCCGCTATATGGCGCCAGCCGCTTGACCAGGTCGCGCACCTTCTGCTGCGACTTCTCGCTCGTATACGGATAGCTGTGGAAGTGTACCGCCTCCAGCTTCAAGCCTTGTCGCAGCCCGAGGTATCCTGCTACCGGGGAGTCGATGCCGCCCGACAGCATGAGCATCGCCTTGCCATTCGAGCCGAACGGGAAGCCTCCTGCGCCCTCGTCGATGCGGGCGTACAGCCAGGCCGCACTGTCCCGCACCTCAATCTTCAGCTCGGCATCAGGTGTATGCACGTCGACCTGAAGCCCCGGTATAGCGCGAAGCACCGCACCGCCCACACTACGGTTGAGCTCGTACGTGTCGAGCGGGAAGCTTTTGTTCACCCGTCGCACATTGACCTTGAACGTAGCGGGTCGAGGCTCAAGCTGCTGCATCAGAGCTGCGGCAGCCTCCTGTATGCGCTCGACGTCGAGCGGTGCGCTGACCGCCGGGCTGATCGAGGATAAGCCGAGCACGCGGGTAAGCGGCTGGAGCACCTGCTCGTACGGCGCACCGTTCAGTTGCAGCACGATACGGCCGAACTCCCGTTCGTAGCCGATCTGCCGGAATGGACGCAGCGCCCTGCGCACCTGCTCGTACACCGCCTTCTCGAAGCGGTGCCTGTTCTTGCCCTTCAATACGAGCTCGCCGTAGCGCAATATAGCCATGGTCGGATTCATCATGCTCTTCTTCCTTTCTGACTGACTGATGCTGTGTGCGGCTGCAGCTGTGCCATCACGTGACGAAGTGCCCGGCCGAACGACTCGGCGTCCTCCATCGTATGATCCAGCGCCAGACTGAGCCGGATGCCCGCCTTCGCGGCTGCCGACGGCAATCCCATCGCTTCGAGCACGCGGCTAGGCTTCTCCTGCCCCGACGAGCAAGCTGATCTCGCCGATGCACAGATACCCTGCTCCTCCAGCGCGTGAATCAGCACCTCTGACTTCATGCCCGGATATGTAAAATGAACAAGGTGCGGCGCCCATACGCCTGCCTCTGCTCCTGAGCTCTCGTCCCTGGCGCCTCTGCTGCTGCCGCCGGTCAACGATAGCGCGTCGAACGCTCGAACATGCGCCTCGATCGCCTGCTTCAGCTTGCGCGTATGCGCAGCGAACTGCGGCTGCCGCTCGACGGCAAGCCGCACCGCCTTCGCCGTGCCGACGAGAGCCGGCACGTTCTCCGTCCCTGCGCGCAGCGCCATCTCTTGGCCGCCGCCGACGAGCAGCGGCCTCAGCTGTACCCCGCGGCGCACATACAGGAAGCCGCAGCCCTTCGGCCCGCCAATCTTATGGGCGGCGAACGATACGAGATCGGCGCCCATCGCAGCGGGGTGCACGGGCATTTTGCCTAGCGCTTGAACGGCATCGACATGGAGCAGCACCTTCGGATACGACTTGAGCACGCGCCCGAGCTCCTCGATCGGCTGAATGGCTCCGACCTCGTTGTTCACAGCCATTACGCTGACGAGGCTCGTATCATCGGTTAGCGCTTCCTTCAGCTGCTCCACGGAGATACGGCCTGTCTCGTCTACAGGCAAATACGTGACCTCGAAGCCTTCCTCCTCCAGCTGCCGGAACGTCTCATACACCGAGGCGTGCTCGATACGGGTCGTGATCAGATGACGCCCCCGATGACGGTATTGATAGGCAGCACCTCGAATGGCCCAGTTATTGCTCTCCGTCCCGCCTGATGTGAACACGATCTCCTCCGGCTCAGCGCCAAGCTGCTGAGCAATCGTCTCTCTGCTGCGCCGAACGAGCAGCTCGGCCTGTACACCCAGCTTATGTAACGACGATGGATTCCCGTAATGTGTACGCATCACCTCTGTCATCGCTTCGATGACCTCAGGCAGCATCGGCGCGGTGGCCGCATAATCCATATATAACAATGTATGTCCCCTCATTTCCATTCAGTACTGCTCATCCATGCTACACAAACAAGACCAACCTCTGGCGCCTTCTTGAATGAAGGGCAGGATTGGTCTTGTCCCTATTACGCTTCCATGCTGCTACAGCTGGTATTGTCTTTGGAGCCGTTGCACCTTGCCCACATAATCCTGCGTCTCCTTCGGGAGCAGATGCAGCTTCGTCCGCAACTGCTCGTCCGTACGAATGCCGAGCCTGTCCATTCGACCCGGACCCCCATTGTATGCCGCCAGCGCGACCGATTCATTGCCGTTATACTTCATTAGCAGCTCGGACAAATATTTCGTCCCGCCCTCGATATTTTGCGCTGGATTGAACGGATTCGTCACGCCGAGCGCCGCTCCCGTCGCGTCCATCAGCTGCATCAAGCCTTTGGCCCCCGCTCTCGACACCGCATTCGGATTAAAGGAGGACTCCGCATCGATCACGCCCTTGATCAAGTCGGACGGGACGCCGTGTCGACGGCTGGCAGCTTGTATAAGCTCCTCATACTCCGTAGGCTTGCTCGCGCTCGCGCCTAGCACGCTCTGCATCAGCTTGCTCGTCTTCTGAAGCGGCGATTGCATACTCATGAGCAATGAGGCTGAAGCGTCGCTGAGTCCGTTCGAATCGCTCAGCAAGGCTGCCGACGTCAGGCCGCCGCGAGCAACAGCGTTCTGCTGCGCCGCCTTCGTAGCCATCAGACCGTCCAGCATATCGGCGAATGGCTGCTTCTGTTCGCTTGAGTTTGCGCCTCCAGTAGACTTTGCAGCTTTATTCATCATTTGCAGCTTCAGCAGCTCTCTTGTCAGTTGCGTGTCAACCGAGCCAGTATTCGCATTCATGCTGTATTCGTTTACTCCTTGTATATGAAAGTGTACATCATGTATACCCATTGTACACCGAATTCAGCTTGTCAGCTACCCCGAACAGACGAAAGCAGGCCGTCACCGGCCTGCTTCTTTTTACCTTCTTTCTCGATGGTGCAGCCTTCTAGCCTAACGCCTCATTACTTGGAAGCGTTTTTCGGCTGGAAGGTGTGACAACAGGTTTGTGCGGACTTCGCAGCTTGATCCTTGTGATCGTCGAAATCTTTGGCGAACTCTGTGTCATACTGCATGTTCGCATGCTTGTCGACCTCGATCATAATCGAGTTCGCTTGGCAGTTGTTGCCCTCTCCCCAAAACGTACAGTTCGAGACGCTGCATTTAACCTCTGGCATCGTAAATCACCCCCGATACTAAGCATGCCCGCTTCTGATCGAGGGTATTCCTGTCAGCCTGCAATTTAATAGCAATGATAGCGCTCGACTCAGCTCTCCGGCTTCGATTGCTTAAGCTTGTTGTATAGCACGAGATACATGCCATGCGACCAGAGCAGCGGCGTCGCTGGCGGCCCCCAGCGCCGTACCCAATCGTCGTACGCAACCCGATCCGGCAGCGCATCCGGCACCTGCTCCGGCAGACGACCGAGTCGGTCGCTCTTGGAGGCGATCCATTCCAGCGCTTGCTCCGCCACCTCGCGTCTACCCTGCCTGAGCGCACACCAGCCATACCAGGCGGTCAGCAGCAGCCACTCTCCGCCGCCATAATAGCTGTCGCCTACATAGCGCCTCACGCCGCCCTGGCTCGTGCGCAGCTCGGCCTCCACCTTGCAGACCGTCGCGACCATCGCGGGGTGTGACGGCTCGAACACACGGAACGGCTCGCACAGCCATAGCAGGCTCGCATCGACGCCCTCGTCGCCGTGTCGGTACACGAGGCCATTTTGCTCATAGGACGGGTACACTCTCTTGACGAAATGCCCCTCTTCATGCACCGTATACTTCAGCAGGAACGACTGGATCGTATCGCACAGCTCGTCTAGATCGGTACGCCCCCCCAGCTCTGCGATTGCCCGCAGACCGCCGTATAAGCATGCCAGCGTGGATGGATGCAGATTGTCCGGATATTCCTCCCAGCAGTCGAAGTTCGGATAGCCCCAGAATGCTTCCACATATTGCACACTCGCGTCAACTGCAGCGCGGAACCGCTCTGGCAGCGACGTATGTCCTGTCGCCTTCAGATGCTCACACAGCCCCCACAGCCATGTGCCGTACCCGTCCATCTGGAAGTGACCCCATTCGGAATGCTCATCGTCCCGCCCGTCAAGATGATACCGTGTATGCAAAAACTCATGCTGCTCAATTCGCTCGCCGCGGTAGTGCTTGCCGACCAAGCACGCAATATGCGGCAGCTTCCGCTCCATAATGGTACGCACCCACTCATAAAACTGCAGCGAGCTGTCATGCTCCCCTGCACAATCCATGCCATATGCGATGAAGCTTCCGTCCCTTAGCCAGCTGAAGGCATAATGTGAAAATAATGGCGAGGCGATGTAGCCTCCTTCCGGGTGTTGATTCCACGCGATCAGCTTGACGCTGTCCGCTGCCAGACGAGCATACTGATCCGATTCCGCCATAGACGAGCTCCCCCTTTCCTTTGTGTCCCACACGTGCCCCGAATCCTTTTCAAACAAAAAGAGATGCTTAGCGCACCTCTTCCTTGTACTTCTTTTATCATTAGTATGGGGTAAATTCGAGCTTTATACGCTCTTACACCTTTTCGCCCTGCATACGGCGCTGCGTGATGTAGTCTGTCTCATAGTAGGAGAGATCCTCGCGAAGGTTCTCGAAAATTTTGGACAGCTCGATCGTCAGATCGCGAACCTCGCGAACTGGCTTTTTGCGGAAGCGGATCGCATCCTGGCCTGTGTAAGCGTAGCGGCCATCCTCCGAGTAGCACTCGTGCTTCGGATAGAAGAAGCTGTTAACTGAGGAATGATACACCTCATACAGCACCTTCTCGGCATATTCAATATTGAAGTTCGGTCTGCGCAGAGATACACCAAGCTTCTCATAAGCAACCTCGGAGAACACAAGCAGATGTCTTGTATCTGCAAGATAACCCTTATAGAACTCGTCCATTGCCGGATCGTTTTCCGCATTCAGCTGCTGCAGCGAATGTGCATTCACGAATTGCTCCATTTTCGCAATCGCGTCGCTCAGCTTCGTTCTCGTCGATTCACATAAACTTTTCACATGTGTTGCGGTCATAGTACGGGACCTCCTCAGTCAAACCAAACATCATTTATTTTTTCGTAAATCTTATCATATTTGAATCTATCGTACCACAATTTCTTTGGAAAAGTAAGCGGCAATGCGCACAAGAGGCATACGAGGTCTCAACAGCGGTCTGGCTTAGAATGGTTATCATTGCTGTTGATATTCAGGACGTGCTTGGGAAATCTAACCCTAAGACGATAAACAAGCAGGAGGATATATAGATGAGAAAATGGGGCGTTACGTTATCCGTTCTTGCCATTGCAGCCGGAGGGCTGCTGCTCGTGCCTCGGGGCGGTCATGCGCCGGAGTCCGAAGCGCTATCTGCCGAGAAGGAGCTGCGCATCAAGCAAGCGACAATGAACCAGGATCTCGCACTAACGAATGAGCTATGCCGCAGTCAATGCAGCTATGAGCTGCACCGGATCGCCACCGACATCGTGAAGGACGGGGCGAAGCCGACGAAGCTGCTAGCCGAGCTTCAGCAGCAGCACCCGCATATGAGCTGGCTCGTGCACACGAGCGCCGGGGTGCCGCTTGCGCAAGGCACTGCCGTCGGTCAGCTCCCTGAGCGCATCCGCGAGAAGGCTCAAGATATGCTGATGCAGGCGAAGCAGTCCGTGGACCGCGGTCAGTCGTATCAATCCGGCACGCTCGAGGACAACGGACAGCAGTTCTTCGTACTCGCAGAGCCGGCTGTCGACGGCCGCAGCGGAATCGTCGGCGTCGTGGAGCAGCATATATTGTCCGAGGTCGCCGAGCATGAACGGAAAAACTTACGCATCGTCACGTATCCAGCCGAAGGCCGCTACAAGATCGAATCGGTCGATTCCAAGACGCTGCGCGACGTGCATGTCGACCACCCGGAAGAGAATGAAGGCGTCAGCCATTACCATCAGAATCAGGTCGTCGTCAAATTCCGCAGCGATCCGACAGAGCAGGAACTGGAGCGCATCCGTTCAGAGATTGGCGGAGGTACGGTTCGCAAGCTTGGCTACACCTACGTATTCGAATCGCAATCGATGGAAGCGAAGGAGCTGATGAGCTACTTCCAGAAGTGGAACGTAGCCTACGCGGAGCCGCATTTCCTGTACTTAACCAATACGTCCGCCCCTGCCCGCAGAGGAGCGGCAACAGAGAGGCCCATCGGGGAAGCAAGCGGCTTCGTGCCGAACGACGCGCTGTACCAGCGTTACCAGTGGAATTTACCCAAGGTCGATATTGAATCGGGCTGGCACATTTCGAAGGGCTCGGACCAAGTGACCGTCGCCGTCATCGATACCGGCGTCGACCTGAATCATCCCGACCTGCAGAACCAGCTCGTCAGCGGCTTGAACGTCGTGAACCAGCGCCAAACGCCTCAGGACGATGTCGGCCACGGCACACACGTAGCTGGTGTCATCGGCGCGCTCGTCAATAATAATCTCGGCGTCGCTGGTATGAGCTGGTACAATCATATTATGCCGATTAAGGCGCTCGACGCGACCGGTGCGGGCAGCACGTATGCCGTTGCTCAAGGTATCATCTGGGCCGTCGATCACGGAGCGAAGGTCATTAATATGAGTCTGGGCAATTATGCAGACGCCGAATTCCTTCACGACGCCATCCGCTATGCGTATGACCGAGATGTCGTGCTTATTGCCGCCAGCGGCAACGACAATACGGAGAGACCGGGCTTCCCTGCCGCATATCCGGAGGTGTTCGCTGTTGCGGCGACCGATCCGAACAATTCCAGGGCGACCTTCTCCAATTACGGCACCTATATCGACGTCGCCGCGCCGGGTGTCAGCATCGCCAGCACGTATCCGCATAGCCAATATGCTGCACTGTCGGGAACGTCCATGGCCACGCCCCACGTCGCCGCGCTCGCCGCGCTGATCCGCTCGGTCAATCCGAATCTGAAGAACACTGAGGTCATGCAATTAATGCGCGATACCGCAGTGGATCTTGGTCCAGTCGGCAGAGATAAGTATTATGGCTTCGGCTTGATCGATGTCGGTCGTGCCCTGCAGGCAGCGAATCCGAATACTGCGTCGCAGAGGGACCAGTCCTCACCGGACGAGACGATCGACTCGACCTGGACGGATTGGCTGCGCCGACTGCTCGGTGTGTAATATGAACGCTCAACGATGCTCGCGACTTAGCGAACGCAAAGAAACCGCCCTCTGAGGCGGTTTCTTCACAAGTATATGGCTATTCATCTGTTGTAGACGGCTGAAGGAAAGCTTGCCGTAAGCCGGGTTCTGTGCTTCCAGTGGTCATAACGGGGGCCACCCTGCCACCATTGAAGCGACAATCATCTATCTAGGCCATACATTGCTGCATGGCTCAAGCGACCAACCCGAACGCGTCTCGGGCTAAGACTGTCCCGCTAGGAGACGTGCGTTCCTCTAGGTCTTGCTCCAAATGGGGTTTACCAGGACCTATGTCACCATAGCTCCTCGTGGTCTCTTACACCACGGTTCCACCCTTACCTGTGCTCACCGGGCATAGCCCGGCTTCCACTGCCTTGTGAGCAGCTGCCATCGGCGGTCCATTTCTGTGGCACTAGCCTTCAGCTCGCGCTGACTGGACGTTATCCAGCATCCTGCCCTGTGGAGCCCGGACTTTCCTCTCGCGGCCGAAGCCGCCAGCGATTGTCTGTCAAACTTTCCTTTGCAACAGATGCTTAGCTAGTATACATAGAATCTGCTGAAAACTCAAGACCTGCAGCGTACCAGTTTATACAAAGCGGAACGGCTCCGTATCAATCGTCGAGGCGATGACCTTCGTTGACCATCTGCGCTCCTCGAGCTTCGACTGTAAATACCGGGCTACGCCCTTCTTCATGATCTTCTCTACGTTATGTCCCGGATCGATCAACGTCATGCCAGCAGCAAGCGCATCGTGAGCGGTATGGTAATCGATATCTCCGGTGACGAGCACATCCGCCCCGGCGAACATCGCATGGCGTACATAGCGGCTGCCCGAGCCTCCCAGTACAGCAGCCTTGCGAATGACACGGTCCATATCGCCGACGACACGCACCATCGGGACGTCGTAGGCTGTCTTAACGCGCTCGCACAGCTCTCCTAGCGTCACCGGCTGCTCCAGCTTGCCCGCACGACCAAGCCCGAACGTCCGTGTCTTCAGATCGAGCGCGTACAGATCGTAGGCGACCTCCTCGTACGGATGCGCCTTGAGCATCGCCTGAACGACGCGGCGCTCCGCGCTCTGCGGCACGATCGTCTCGATTCGCACCTCATGCGCCTGCTCCGCCTTGCCCGGCTTGCCGATGAATGGGTCCGTGCCTTCACCAGGCTTGAACGTGCCGACGCCCTCGATATTGAAGCTGCATTCCGTATAACGGCCAATGCCTCCCGCTCCTGCCTCGAACATTGCCGATCTCACCTTGTCCGCATGCTCGATCGGTACGAAGACGACGAGCTTCTTCAGCTTGTCCGTGTGCACCTCATCGAGCGGCTCCGACACCTGAATGCCGATCGCCTCGGCCATCATGTCGTTGATGCCGCCGTCAGCAACATCAAGGTTCGTATGCGAGATGTAGACCGCGATGTCGTTTTTGATCAGCTTCTCATACAGCCGCCCTGCTGGTGTATCGGTCTGAAGATGAGCAAGCGGGCGGAAAATAATCGCATGATGAGCGATAATGAGATTGGCCCCATGCTGGATCGCCTCCTCGACAACCGCCTCGGTGACGTCGAGCGCGATCAGTACGCTCGTAATTTCCTTCTGCAGCGACCCGAGCTGCAGTCCGATTTTGTCATCGGGCACTGCATACGACTTCGGAGCGAGCTCCTCCATTAGTTGAATGACGGCTTGACCTTTGGCGAGCATGCGCTCAGCACCTCCTCGATCCGATTTATTTGCTCACGAATGCGGGCTTCCTTCTCACGGGCAGTCTCCA
Above is a genomic segment from Paenibacillus sp. YYML68 containing:
- a CDS encoding DUF1540 domain-containing protein, with translation MPEVKCSVSNCTFWGEGNNCQANSIMIEVDKHANMQYDTEFAKDFDDHKDQAAKSAQTCCHTFQPKNASK
- a CDS encoding S8 family peptidase; the protein is MRKWGVTLSVLAIAAGGLLLVPRGGHAPESEALSAEKELRIKQATMNQDLALTNELCRSQCSYELHRIATDIVKDGAKPTKLLAELQQQHPHMSWLVHTSAGVPLAQGTAVGQLPERIREKAQDMLMQAKQSVDRGQSYQSGTLEDNGQQFFVLAEPAVDGRSGIVGVVEQHILSEVAEHERKNLRIVTYPAEGRYKIESVDSKTLRDVHVDHPEENEGVSHYHQNQVVVKFRSDPTEQELERIRSEIGGGTVRKLGYTYVFESQSMEAKELMSYFQKWNVAYAEPHFLYLTNTSAPARRGAATERPIGEASGFVPNDALYQRYQWNLPKVDIESGWHISKGSDQVTVAVIDTGVDLNHPDLQNQLVSGLNVVNQRQTPQDDVGHGTHVAGVIGALVNNNLGVAGMSWYNHIMPIKALDATGAGSTYAVAQGIIWAVDHGAKVINMSLGNYADAEFLHDAIRYAYDRDVVLIAASGNDNTERPGFPAAYPEVFAVAATDPNNSRATFSNYGTYIDVAAPGVSIASTYPHSQYAALSGTSMATPHVAALAALIRSVNPNLKNTEVMQLMRDTAVDLGPVGRDKYYGFGLIDVGRALQAANPNTASQRDQSSPDETIDSTWTDWLRRLLGV
- a CDS encoding Nif3-like dinuclear metal center hexameric protein codes for the protein MLAKGQAVIQLMEELAPKSYAVPDDKIGLQLGSLQKEITSVLIALDVTEAVVEEAIQHGANLIIAHHAIIFRPLAHLQTDTPAGRLYEKLIKNDIAVYISHTNLDVADGGINDMMAEAIGIQVSEPLDEVHTDKLKKLVVFVPIEHADKVRSAMFEAGAGGIGRYTECSFNIEGVGTFKPGEGTDPFIGKPGKAEQAHEVRIETIVPQSAERRVVQAMLKAHPYEEVAYDLYALDLKTRTFGLGRAGKLEQPVTLGELCERVKTAYDVPMVRVVGDMDRVIRKAAVLGGSGSRYVRHAMFAGADVLVTGDIDYHTAHDALAAGMTLIDPGHNVEKIMKKGVARYLQSKLEERRWSTKVIASTIDTEPFRFV
- the thiI gene encoding tRNA uracil 4-sulfurtransferase ThiI, producing the protein MMNPTMAILRYGELVLKGKNRHRFEKAVYEQVRRALRPFRQIGYEREFGRIVLQLNGAPYEQVLQPLTRVLGLSSISPAVSAPLDVERIQEAAAALMQQLEPRPATFKVNVRRVNKSFPLDTYELNRSVGGAVLRAIPGLQVDVHTPDAELKIEVRDSAAWLYARIDEGAGGFPFGSNGKAMLMLSGGIDSPVAGYLGLRQGLKLEAVHFHSYPYTSEKSQQKVRDLVKRLAPYSGGTLRLHMVPFTDVQTRIHQAYADNLLITLLRRAMFRITEKLAEANGAGAIVTGESLGQVASQTLPSLDAIGRSVTIPLLRPLICMEKQEIIRIAERIDTYDISVLPHEDCCTLFLPPSPSTNPNLNVLQAIERSMPWLDEALSRAVEQTESIWLETGREEHDPFATLF
- a CDS encoding YpuI family protein; the encoded protein is MTATHVKSLCESTRTKLSDAIAKMEQFVNAHSLQQLNAENDPAMDEFYKGYLADTRHLLVFSEVAYEKLGVSLRRPNFNIEYAEKVLYEVYHSSVNSFFYPKHECYSEDGRYAYTGQDAIRFRKKPVREVRDLTIELSKIFENLREDLSYYETDYITQRRMQGEKV
- a CDS encoding lytic transglycosylase domain-containing protein, producing MNANTGSVDTQLTRELLKLQMMNKAAKSTGGANSSEQKQPFADMLDGLMATKAAQQNAVARGGLTSAALLSDSNGLSDASASLLMSMQSPLQKTSKLMQSVLGASASKPTEYEELIQAASRRHGVPSDLIKGVIDAESSFNPNAVSRAGAKGLMQLMDATGAALGVTNPFNPAQNIEGGTKYLSELLMKYNGNESVALAAYNGGPGRMDRLGIRTDEQLRTKLHLLPKETQDYVGKVQRLQRQYQL
- a CDS encoding glycoside hydrolase family 15 protein, yielding MAESDQYARLAADSVKLIAWNQHPEGGYIASPLFSHYAFSWLRDGSFIAYGMDCAGEHDSSLQFYEWVRTIMERKLPHIACLVGKHYRGERIEQHEFLHTRYHLDGRDDEHSEWGHFQMDGYGTWLWGLCEHLKATGHTSLPERFRAAVDASVQYVEAFWGYPNFDCWEEYPDNLHPSTLACLYGGLRAIAELGGRTDLDELCDTIQSFLLKYTVHEEGHFVKRVYPSYEQNGLVYRHGDEGVDASLLWLCEPFRVFEPSHPAMVATVCKVEAELRTSQGGVRRYVGDSYYGGGEWLLLTAWYGWCALRQGRREVAEQALEWIASKSDRLGRLPEQVPDALPDRVAYDDWVRRWGPPATPLLWSHGMYLVLYNKLKQSKPES
- a CDS encoding cysteine desulfurase family protein — its product is MLYMDYAATAPMLPEVIEAMTEVMRTHYGNPSSLHKLGVQAELLVRRSRETIAQQLGAEPEEIVFTSGGTESNNWAIRGAAYQYRHRGRHLITTRIEHASVYETFRQLEEEGFEVTYLPVDETGRISVEQLKEALTDDTSLVSVMAVNNEVGAIQPIEELGRVLKSYPKVLLHVDAVQALGKMPVHPAAMGADLVSFAAHKIGGPKGCGFLYVRRGVQLRPLLVGGGQEMALRAGTENVPALVGTAKAVRLAVERQPQFAAHTRKLKQAIEAHVRAFDALSLTGGSSRGARDESSGAEAGVWAPHLVHFTYPGMKSEVLIHALEEQGICASARSACSSGQEKPSRVLEAMGLPSAAAKAGIRLSLALDHTMEDAESFGRALRHVMAQLQPHTASVSQKGRRA